In one Micromonospora polyrhachis genomic region, the following are encoded:
- a CDS encoding uracil-xanthine permease family protein, producing MTENSPKSRSRWSPWSLHGDGRSVRPGDVVHPDERLSWPRTLGIGVQHVVAMFGATFTVPLITGFPPATTLFFSGLGTLLFLVITGNRLPSYLGSSFAFIAPVLAAKAGGDIGPALGGIVVAGIALALVGLVVQLAGSRWIDALMPPVVTGAIVALIGLNLAPVAWDGDGSGTGVKAQPLIAVVTLAAILLTTVVFRGFLARLSILLGVAVGWALTAALGKLDPAAVTTLREAAWIGLPEFHTPEFSMRAVILVIPVILVLIAENAGHVKAVAAMTGRNLDKDMGRAFMGDGLATILAGSAGGSGTTTYAENIGVMAATRVYSTAAYWVAGLAAVLLGLSPKFGALILTVPAGVLGGATTALYGLIAILGARIWIENRVDFHDPVNLMTAAIAVIIGAANYTLTAGDLSFNGIALGTAAALLAYHGMRLIARLRGTTPATRQGPDAEL from the coding sequence CGAGAATTCCCCCAAATCGCGTTCCCGTTGGTCTCCGTGGAGCCTGCACGGCGACGGCCGGTCCGTCCGCCCGGGTGACGTGGTGCATCCCGACGAGCGGCTCTCCTGGCCCCGTACCCTCGGCATCGGTGTGCAGCACGTCGTGGCGATGTTCGGTGCCACCTTCACCGTGCCGCTGATCACCGGCTTCCCGCCGGCGACCACGCTCTTCTTCTCCGGGCTCGGCACCCTGTTGTTCCTGGTGATCACCGGCAACCGGCTGCCGTCGTACCTCGGCTCGTCGTTCGCCTTCATCGCCCCGGTGCTGGCCGCCAAGGCCGGCGGGGACATCGGCCCGGCGCTCGGGGGGATCGTCGTCGCCGGCATCGCGCTGGCCCTCGTCGGGTTGGTGGTGCAACTCGCCGGATCGCGCTGGATCGACGCGCTGATGCCACCGGTGGTCACCGGCGCGATCGTCGCGCTGATCGGTCTCAACCTCGCCCCGGTCGCCTGGGACGGCGACGGCAGCGGCACCGGCGTCAAGGCCCAGCCGCTGATCGCGGTCGTGACACTGGCGGCGATCCTGCTCACCACCGTGGTCTTCCGGGGCTTCCTGGCCCGGCTCTCCATCCTGCTCGGGGTGGCCGTCGGCTGGGCGCTCACCGCCGCCCTCGGCAAGCTGGACCCGGCCGCGGTCACCACCCTGCGTGAGGCGGCCTGGATCGGGCTGCCGGAGTTCCACACTCCCGAGTTCAGCATGCGCGCCGTCATCCTGGTGATCCCGGTGATCCTGGTGCTGATCGCCGAGAACGCCGGGCACGTCAAGGCGGTGGCCGCGATGACCGGCCGCAACCTGGACAAGGACATGGGACGGGCGTTCATGGGCGACGGCCTGGCCACCATCCTCGCCGGCTCCGCCGGTGGCTCCGGCACCACGACGTACGCCGAGAACATCGGCGTGATGGCGGCGACCCGGGTCTACTCCACCGCCGCGTACTGGGTGGCCGGGTTGGCTGCCGTGCTGCTCGGGTTGAGCCCGAAGTTCGGCGCGCTGATCCTCACCGTGCCGGCCGGGGTGCTCGGCGGTGCCACCACCGCGCTGTACGGCCTGATCGCCATCCTCGGTGCGCGGATCTGGATCGAGAACCGGGTGGACTTCCACGACCCGGTCAACCTGATGACCGCCGCCATCGCGGTGATCATCGGCGCGGCCAACTACACCCTCACCGCCGGGGACCTGTCGTTCAACGGCATCGCGCTGGGAACCGCCGCCGCTCTGCTCGCCTACCACGGCATGCGGCTGATCGCCCGCCTGCGTGGCACCACCCCGGCCACCCGCCAGGGGCCCGACGCCGAACTCTGA
- the folP gene encoding dihydropteroate synthase — translation MAGALRLGGRTFAPGELAVMAIVNRTPDSFFDRGATFAEDAALRAVDQAVTEGADIVDIGGVKAGPGAEVDIAEEIRRTVGTIAAVRAAFPDVVISIDTWRAEVAVEAVAAGADLLNDTWAGADPALAQVAAETGAGLVCSHAGGLTPRTRPHRTAFDDVVADVVTTVTGLADRAVALGVRPDGILIDPAHDFGKNTRHSLEITRRLGELTATGWPVLVALSNKDFVGETLDLPVDQRLEGTLAATAVSAWLGARVFRAHQVRPTRRVLDMVASIQGVRPPALSRRALA, via the coding sequence ATGGCGGGAGCGCTACGACTCGGTGGGCGTACGTTCGCGCCGGGTGAGCTGGCGGTGATGGCGATCGTGAACCGTACGCCGGATTCGTTCTTCGATCGGGGCGCGACGTTTGCCGAGGACGCCGCGTTACGCGCGGTCGATCAGGCCGTCACCGAGGGGGCCGACATCGTCGACATCGGCGGTGTCAAGGCCGGGCCGGGCGCCGAGGTGGACATCGCCGAGGAGATCCGCCGGACGGTGGGCACCATCGCCGCCGTACGGGCCGCATTCCCGGACGTGGTGATCTCCATCGACACCTGGCGGGCCGAGGTCGCCGTCGAGGCGGTGGCCGCCGGGGCGGACCTGCTCAACGACACCTGGGCCGGGGCCGACCCGGCCCTCGCCCAGGTCGCCGCCGAGACCGGCGCTGGGCTGGTCTGTTCGCACGCGGGTGGGCTCACCCCCCGTACTCGGCCGCATCGGACCGCCTTCGACGACGTCGTGGCCGATGTCGTCACGACGGTCACCGGACTGGCCGACCGCGCGGTGGCGCTCGGCGTACGTCCCGACGGGATCCTGATCGACCCGGCGCACGACTTCGGCAAGAACACCCGACACTCGCTGGAAATCACGCGCCGGTTGGGTGAGTTGACCGCCACCGGTTGGCCGGTGCTGGTGGCACTGTCGAACAAGGACTTCGTCGGCGAGACCCTCGACCTGCCGGTGGACCAACGACTGGAGGGAACTCTCGCCGCGACCGCCGTCTCGGCCTGGCTCGGCGCGCGGGTGTTCCGGGCCCACCAGGTACGACCAACCCGTCGAGTGCTCGACATGGTCGCCTCGATCCAGGGGGTCCGGCCTCCCGCGCTGTCCCGCCGGGCCCTCGCCTGA
- a CDS encoding SRPBCC family protein, with product MNRPADDDRGPVGPDDDPGRTEADGAEGLRSAAQPGAGEVTATVIVHAPADRVFAAFTAWERQSDWIPFTRVRVVDGDGGEGSLVEAVTAIGPVVVRDEMRVVRLDVPYEVRVVHCGQILRGPGVLRCTQMDRNRTQVVWHEWFHLPGGAAGRMAWPVLWPGSKFGLTQALKRFARLVEQGALP from the coding sequence GTGAACCGACCGGCGGATGACGACCGGGGTCCGGTCGGGCCGGACGACGACCCGGGTCGGACCGAGGCGGATGGTGCGGAGGGGCTCCGTTCGGCAGCCCAGCCCGGTGCCGGCGAGGTAACCGCCACGGTCATCGTCCACGCGCCGGCCGATCGGGTGTTCGCCGCCTTCACCGCCTGGGAGCGCCAGTCGGACTGGATCCCGTTCACCCGGGTACGGGTGGTCGACGGCGACGGCGGTGAGGGCAGCCTGGTGGAGGCGGTCACCGCGATCGGACCGGTGGTGGTACGTGACGAGATGCGGGTGGTCCGGCTGGATGTCCCGTACGAGGTTCGAGTCGTCCACTGTGGTCAGATACTCCGCGGGCCGGGCGTACTGCGCTGCACCCAGATGGACCGGAACCGTACCCAGGTGGTGTGGCACGAGTGGTTCCACCTGCCCGGGGGCGCGGCCGGCCGGATGGCCTGGCCAGTGCTGTGGCCCGGTTCCAAGTTCGGCCTGACCCAGGCGTTGAAGAGATTCGCCCGACTGGTGGAGCAGGGAGCCCTGCCCTGA
- a CDS encoding DNA-3-methyladenine glycosylase I yields the protein MTDLVIGADGRARCGWGASTPDYATYHDEEWGQPVRGDDALYERLTLEAFQSGLSWLTILRKRPAFRAAFDQFDIATVAGYGPAEVTRLMGDVGIVRNRAKIEAAIANARAALELPDGLAALLWSYAPESRPARPGSGADVPALTPESTALAKALKKRGFRFVGPTTAYALMQATGMVDDHLAGCHVIRAAAQPVMG from the coding sequence GTGACTGACCTGGTGATCGGAGCCGACGGGCGGGCCCGCTGCGGGTGGGGGGCGAGCACGCCGGACTACGCGACCTACCACGACGAGGAGTGGGGCCAGCCGGTACGCGGTGACGACGCGCTCTACGAGCGGCTGACCCTGGAGGCCTTCCAGTCCGGCCTCTCCTGGCTCACCATCCTGCGCAAACGGCCGGCGTTCCGGGCGGCGTTCGACCAGTTCGACATCGCCACCGTCGCCGGGTACGGCCCGGCGGAGGTGACCCGGCTCATGGGTGACGTCGGTATCGTCCGGAATCGGGCCAAGATCGAGGCGGCGATCGCCAATGCCCGGGCCGCGCTGGAGCTGCCGGACGGCCTGGCCGCCCTGCTCTGGTCGTACGCGCCCGAGTCCCGACCGGCCCGACCCGGATCCGGGGCTGACGTGCCCGCCCTCACGCCGGAGTCGACCGCCCTGGCCAAGGCGCTGAAGAAGCGCGGCTTCCGGTTCGTCGGCCCGACCACCGCGTACGCGTTGATGCAGGCCACCGGGATGGTCGACGATCACCTCGCCGGTTGCCACGTGATCCGTGCCGCCGCACAACCCGTGATGGGATAG
- a CDS encoding enoyl-CoA hydratase/isomerase family protein produces MTEPLLVDRTDAVVTLTLNRPAAMNALDVALKEALRETLAELETDRSCRAVVLTGAGNNFCAGQDLREHVEILESGSQDPLSTVHAHYNPIAARLANLPKPVVAAVRGMAAGAGASLAFLADFRVGGPRTSFLMAFARVGLAADTGASWSLPRLVGHAKAVELLMLAEPVGVDEADRLGLFTRRVDDDEQVLPTAQELAARLAAGPTVSYGAIKRQLSIGDAGTLSEALAAEARAQSICGATADHRAATLAFVNKQKAVYEGR; encoded by the coding sequence GTGACCGAGCCGCTGCTGGTCGACCGTACCGACGCCGTCGTCACCCTCACCCTGAACCGGCCTGCCGCGATGAACGCGCTGGACGTCGCCCTCAAGGAGGCGTTGCGGGAGACCCTGGCCGAGTTGGAGACCGACCGCTCCTGCCGGGCGGTGGTGCTCACCGGTGCCGGGAACAACTTCTGCGCCGGGCAGGACCTGCGGGAACACGTCGAGATCCTGGAGTCCGGCAGCCAGGATCCGCTCAGTACCGTGCATGCCCACTACAACCCGATCGCGGCACGGCTGGCCAACCTGCCCAAGCCGGTGGTCGCGGCGGTACGCGGCATGGCCGCCGGGGCCGGCGCGTCGCTGGCCTTCCTGGCCGACTTCCGGGTGGGCGGCCCGCGGACCAGCTTCCTGATGGCCTTCGCCCGGGTCGGGCTGGCCGCCGACACCGGCGCCTCGTGGTCGCTGCCCCGGCTCGTCGGCCACGCCAAGGCGGTCGAGCTGCTGATGTTGGCCGAGCCCGTCGGCGTCGACGAGGCCGACCGGCTCGGTCTGTTCACCCGGCGGGTGGACGACGACGAGCAGGTGCTGCCGACCGCCCAGGAACTGGCCGCCCGACTCGCGGCCGGTCCGACGGTGTCCTACGGGGCGATAAAGCGACAGCTCTCGATCGGCGACGCCGGCACGCTGTCGGAGGCGCTGGCCGCCGAGGCGCGGGCCCAGTCGATCTGCGGCGCTACCGCCGACCACCGGGCCGCCACGCTCGCCTTCGTCAACAAGCAGAAGGCGGTCTACGAGGGGCGTTGA
- a CDS encoding PaaX family transcriptional regulator, with translation MQARSALFDLYGDHLRSRGGRAPVAALVKLLSPLGIAPPAVRTAVSRMVRQGWLHPLRLAAGPGYLITPKAARRLDEAAARIYRTTRIGWDGRFDLIVLQPPAARRERQRLASHLAFLGYGTLDEQTWVATRTGEDIDGLLAETGMRYERFTATHAAGTSGAMALVRRAWDLAEIGRAYERFVTQQRPLLAAVTARSGDMEAYAARFRLVHAWRTFLFRDPQLPPALLPERWPGTSAAAFFDRHAARLRPAADRYVERCLDTGNRAGQKKGRKP, from the coding sequence ATGCAGGCACGGTCGGCGCTCTTCGACCTGTACGGCGACCACCTCCGTTCCCGGGGTGGCCGCGCACCGGTCGCCGCCCTGGTGAAACTGCTCTCCCCCCTCGGGATCGCCCCCCCGGCGGTGCGTACGGCGGTTTCTCGGATGGTGCGGCAAGGCTGGTTGCACCCGCTCCGGCTCGCCGCCGGACCGGGATATCTAATCACCCCGAAAGCCGCCCGTCGATTGGACGAGGCGGCGGCCCGGATCTACCGGACAACCCGCATCGGCTGGGACGGCCGATTCGACCTGATCGTGCTCCAGCCGCCAGCCGCCCGCCGCGAACGGCAGCGTCTCGCCTCCCACCTCGCCTTCCTCGGCTACGGGACACTCGACGAGCAGACCTGGGTCGCCACCCGGACCGGCGAGGACATCGACGGGCTGCTCGCCGAGACCGGGATGCGCTACGAGCGGTTCACCGCGACCCATGCCGCCGGCACCTCCGGTGCGATGGCGCTGGTCCGACGCGCCTGGGACCTCGCCGAGATCGGCAGGGCCTACGAACGCTTCGTGACGCAGCAGCGACCGCTGCTGGCCGCCGTGACCGCCCGCAGCGGGGACATGGAGGCGTACGCCGCCCGGTTCCGGCTGGTACACGCGTGGCGTACGTTCCTCTTCCGGGATCCGCAGTTACCACCGGCGCTGCTTCCCGAACGATGGCCCGGCACCAGCGCGGCGGCATTCTTCGATCGGCACGCCGCCCGACTGCGCCCCGCTGCCGACCGGTATGTCGAGCGTTGCCTCGACACCGGTAACCGAGCCGGACAAAAGAAGGGCCGCAAACCGTGA
- a CDS encoding DUF3117 domain-containing protein → MAAMKPRTGDGPLEVTKEGRGIVMRVPLEGGGRLVVEMTPDEANALGDALKNVVG, encoded by the coding sequence ATGGCGGCGATGAAGCCGCGGACGGGCGACGGTCCGCTGGAAGTCACCAAGGAGGGCCGGGGCATCGTCATGCGGGTTCCGCTGGAGGGTGGTGGCCGACTCGTCGTCGAGATGACTCCCGACGAGGCCAACGCGCTCGGCGACGCGCTGAAGAACGTCGTCGGCTAA
- a CDS encoding leucyl aminopeptidase has translation MLAIRLVVDPTGIDALALPVRPVEGAVVGEPSAEVVSTALAVSADLLSEAAALLPEVDHTGASGVSHRSIRPLGSPSRLLLIGVGAGEEADWRAAGAAIARTGVRESSITLAMSADASPAAVRGVAEGLWLASYRFRMPDQPAAAEDDAPTLGEVLLAVADPERYEAALATAQATAEATRFARDLTNMPSSVKSPQWFAEQVAAAAAGHDGLTVRVREPEQLAAEGFGGILAVGGGSARGPRLVELTWQPADAQTHVVLVGKGITFDTGGISIKPRDAMKLMRKDMGGAAAVIAATIGAAALRLPVRVTALAPLAENMLSGSAFRPGDVVRHYGGLTSETTNSDAEGRLVLADAMAYAVEQLAPDLLIDLATLTGANAVALGKRTGALYSDSDELADAMLASIREAGESAWRMPLPTDYVEYLGSELADFYSTPTQGAGSVLAALYLREFAGKLRDRWLHIDMSAPSWAEADSAELTKGATGWGVRTLLRWLATSPTAG, from the coding sequence GTGCTGGCCATTCGTCTCGTGGTCGATCCGACCGGAATCGACGCGCTCGCCCTGCCGGTCCGCCCCGTCGAGGGGGCGGTTGTCGGTGAACCGTCGGCCGAGGTCGTCTCGACCGCGCTGGCCGTTTCGGCCGATCTTCTCAGCGAGGCCGCCGCGCTGCTGCCCGAGGTCGATCACACCGGCGCATCAGGGGTGTCGCATCGGTCGATCCGACCGTTGGGTAGCCCGAGCCGGCTCTTGCTGATCGGGGTCGGTGCCGGCGAGGAGGCCGACTGGCGAGCCGCCGGAGCGGCGATCGCGCGGACTGGCGTACGTGAGAGTTCAATCACTTTAGCGATGTCGGCCGATGCTTCCCCGGCTGCTGTGCGGGGCGTGGCCGAAGGGCTGTGGCTGGCGTCGTACCGGTTCCGGATGCCGGACCAGCCGGCGGCGGCCGAGGATGACGCGCCAACCCTTGGTGAGGTGCTGCTGGCGGTAGCCGACCCAGAACGCTACGAGGCGGCACTGGCCACGGCCCAGGCCACCGCCGAGGCGACCCGCTTCGCCCGGGACCTGACCAACATGCCCTCCTCGGTAAAGAGCCCGCAGTGGTTCGCCGAGCAGGTGGCCGCGGCTGCCGCCGGTCACGACGGGCTGACCGTCCGGGTCCGGGAGCCCGAACAGCTCGCCGCCGAGGGCTTCGGAGGCATCCTCGCCGTCGGTGGCGGTTCGGCCCGGGGACCGCGTCTCGTGGAGCTCACCTGGCAGCCGGCCGACGCCCAGACGCACGTGGTGCTGGTCGGCAAGGGCATCACCTTCGACACCGGGGGCATCTCCATCAAGCCCCGTGACGCGATGAAGCTGATGCGCAAGGACATGGGCGGGGCGGCGGCCGTCATCGCCGCCACCATCGGAGCCGCGGCCCTACGCCTACCGGTACGGGTCACCGCGCTCGCCCCGCTCGCCGAGAACATGCTCAGCGGTTCGGCGTTCCGCCCCGGTGACGTGGTGCGCCACTACGGCGGGCTGACCAGCGAGACCACCAACTCCGACGCGGAAGGTCGACTGGTCCTCGCCGACGCGATGGCGTACGCGGTGGAGCAACTCGCGCCCGACCTGCTCATCGACCTGGCCACCCTGACCGGGGCCAACGCGGTGGCGTTGGGCAAGCGCACCGGAGCCCTCTACAGCGACAGCGACGAGTTGGCCGACGCGATGCTGGCGTCCATCCGCGAAGCCGGTGAGTCGGCCTGGCGAATGCCGTTGCCGACGGACTACGTCGAATACCTCGGCAGCGAGTTGGCCGACTTCTACAGCACCCCCACCCAGGGGGCGGGTTCGGTGCTCGCCGCGCTCTATCTGCGGGAGTTCGCCGGTAAGCTGCGCGACCGCTGGCTGCACATCGACATGTCCGCGCCGTCCTGGGCGGAGGCCGACTCGGCCGAGCTGACCAAGGGAGCCACCGGCTGGGGCGTCCGTACGCTGCTGCGCTGGCTGGCCACCTCACCGACGGCCGGCTGA
- a CDS encoding O-methyltransferase, whose protein sequence is MTTQALQFTETYVAEDLVLRTARSLANEVGLDAVTPGVGAALRLLAAAGSARAVVEIGTGTGVSGVWLLRGMRPDGVLTTIDLEAEHQRIARRIFLEAGFPSGRTRIIAGRALDVLPRLADGVYDLVFIDADAAENTACVDEALRLLRPGGVLAVNGTLVGGRIADPAARDLETITVREMIKAVRESEEWVPALLPTGEGLLAAVKRA, encoded by the coding sequence ATGACCACGCAGGCACTCCAGTTCACCGAGACGTACGTCGCCGAGGACCTGGTCCTTCGCACCGCACGAAGTCTCGCCAACGAGGTGGGCCTCGATGCCGTCACCCCCGGCGTCGGTGCCGCCCTGCGGTTGCTGGCCGCCGCCGGCAGTGCCCGGGCGGTGGTGGAGATCGGCACCGGTACCGGGGTGAGCGGCGTCTGGCTGCTGCGCGGCATGCGCCCCGACGGCGTACTCACCACGATCGACCTGGAGGCCGAGCACCAGCGGATCGCCCGACGGATCTTCCTGGAGGCCGGGTTCCCCTCCGGGCGTACCCGGATCATCGCCGGCCGGGCGCTCGACGTGCTGCCCCGATTGGCCGACGGGGTCTACGACCTCGTCTTCATCGACGCCGACGCCGCCGAGAACACCGCCTGTGTCGACGAGGCCCTCCGGCTGCTGCGCCCCGGTGGGGTGCTCGCGGTCAACGGCACGCTGGTGGGTGGCCGGATCGCCGACCCGGCCGCCCGGGACCTGGAGACGATCACCGTACGGGAAATGATCAAGGCGGTACGCGAGTCGGAGGAATGGGTTCCGGCGCTGCTGCCCACTGGTGAGGGCCTACTCGCCGCCGTGAAGCGGGCCTAG
- a CDS encoding S1C family serine protease: MPAYPPTSVPPSAAPPAATPGAPAPGASPWWSDALSDPWRDPRTPAAVVVTPVRPSGSIDPEPVVDPDVGPRRGLAQILLVPLITALLAGALGGALGYGFSVRNGAGGGAVLGAQGSEAPAAAQRRPDSLAGVAERLRPSVVTVRVGGRGGSSLGSGFVASADGYVITNDHVVAGGSGSATIVFSDGSTSPAKLVGQDPESDIAVLKTSRTGLSPVEFGDSDAIAVGDPVLAFGSPLSLANTVTAGIVSALDRTIQAGEPGGTTRYYAAIQTDAAVNQGNSGGPLVDGAGRVIGVNSVIKSLASDEQEAGNIGLAFAIPINQAKRLTQEIIDTGKARRTVIGAQVTNAGAGAAVGVRLSAVDRSGPAAAAGLRTGDVILKFDGRPLTEPGDLIALVRKYAPGSVVTVEYRRGSAQQNVSVTLAADVK; the protein is encoded by the coding sequence ATGCCGGCGTATCCGCCGACCTCGGTACCCCCGTCGGCCGCCCCACCCGCAGCGACTCCGGGTGCTCCGGCTCCCGGGGCCTCACCCTGGTGGTCCGACGCGCTCAGCGACCCGTGGCGTGATCCACGGACCCCGGCGGCGGTGGTGGTGACCCCGGTAAGACCGAGCGGCAGCATCGACCCGGAGCCGGTCGTGGACCCGGATGTCGGCCCGCGTCGGGGACTGGCCCAGATTCTCCTGGTGCCGTTGATCACTGCCCTGCTGGCCGGTGCCCTGGGCGGTGCGCTGGGGTACGGCTTTTCGGTCCGAAATGGAGCCGGCGGGGGTGCCGTACTCGGCGCGCAGGGCAGTGAGGCGCCGGCCGCCGCGCAGCGCCGGCCCGACTCGTTGGCGGGGGTCGCCGAGCGGCTGCGACCCAGCGTCGTGACGGTACGGGTCGGGGGACGCGGCGGGTCGAGCCTCGGGTCCGGTTTCGTGGCCAGCGCCGACGGTTACGTGATCACCAACGACCATGTAGTCGCCGGGGGGTCAGGTTCGGCGACAATCGTCTTCAGCGACGGTTCGACCTCCCCGGCCAAGTTGGTCGGCCAGGACCCGGAGTCGGACATCGCGGTGCTCAAGACGTCCCGGACCGGGCTGTCCCCGGTCGAGTTCGGTGACTCGGACGCGATCGCGGTGGGGGATCCGGTGCTGGCCTTCGGGTCTCCGCTCTCGCTCGCCAACACGGTCACCGCCGGCATCGTCAGCGCGCTGGACCGGACCATCCAGGCCGGGGAGCCGGGTGGGACCACCCGCTACTACGCCGCCATCCAGACCGACGCGGCGGTCAACCAGGGCAACTCGGGTGGACCGCTGGTCGACGGGGCCGGACGGGTGATCGGCGTCAACTCGGTGATCAAGTCGTTGGCCAGCGACGAGCAGGAGGCGGGCAACATCGGCCTGGCCTTCGCCATCCCGATCAACCAGGCCAAGCGGCTGACGCAGGAGATCATCGACACGGGCAAGGCCCGGCGTACCGTGATCGGTGCCCAGGTCACCAACGCCGGAGCCGGTGCCGCTGTCGGCGTACGCCTCTCCGCCGTCGACCGGAGCGGCCCGGCGGCGGCGGCCGGACTGCGGACCGGCGACGTGATCCTCAAGTTCGACGGCCGGCCCCTCACGGAGCCGGGTGATCTGATCGCTCTGGTCCGCAAGTACGCACCCGGCTCGGTGGTGACCGTCGAGTACCGGCGGGGCAGCGCCCAGCAGAACGTGTCGGTGACGCTCGCGGCGGACGTCAAATAG
- a CDS encoding preprotein translocase subunit TatB yields the protein MFENLNMWEVGGLLLVALLIFGDRLPQVIGDGLRMLRNLRNMARNATTDLSRELGTDIQLEDLHPKAFIRKHLLSEEDEEALRKPLQSVYNNVRSDIEGVRGELKDVASGMDLKSAEGSSAKAGPVDGGGTTAPAPRGAAVDLDAT from the coding sequence GTGTTCGAGAACCTGAACATGTGGGAGGTCGGCGGGCTGCTGCTCGTCGCCCTGCTGATCTTCGGCGACCGACTGCCCCAGGTGATCGGCGACGGGCTGCGGATGCTGCGCAACCTGCGGAACATGGCCCGCAACGCGACCACCGACCTGAGCCGGGAACTGGGCACCGACATCCAACTGGAGGACCTGCACCCAAAGGCGTTCATCCGTAAGCACCTGCTCAGCGAGGAGGACGAGGAGGCGCTGCGGAAGCCGTTGCAGAGCGTCTACAACAACGTACGCTCCGACATCGAGGGGGTGCGGGGCGAGTTGAAGGACGTCGCCTCGGGGATGGACCTGAAGTCGGCAGAGGGTTCCTCAGCCAAGGCAGGCCCGGTGGATGGTGGCGGTACGACCGCACCCGCACCGCGCGGTGCCGCCGTCGACCTCGACGCCACCTGA
- a CDS encoding Mrp/NBP35 family ATP-binding protein: MSAPASTVEEAVQAALATVNDPEIRRPITDLGMVRSAVIGPDGVVRVELLLTVAGCPLKDKLRTDITAAVGAVPGITGVEIEFGVMSPEQRQSLQAKLRGGGATDEPVIPFAQPGSRTRVYAVASGKGGVGKSSVTVNLAAALAARGLSVGVVDADIYGHSVPRMLGTEARPTRVEDMIMPPQSHGVKVISIGMFTAGNAAVVWRGPMLHRALQQFLADVYWGELDVLLLDLPPGTGDVAISLAQLLPNAEILVVTTPQAAAAEVAERAGAIALQTHQRLVGVVENMSWLEMPDGSRMEIFGSGGGATVAESLTQVVGAQVPLLGQIPLDTRVREAGDAGTPIVLAEPSAPAAVALNQVADRLAVRRESLLGKPLGLRPAGR, translated from the coding sequence ATGTCTGCACCTGCCAGCACCGTCGAGGAAGCGGTCCAGGCCGCCCTGGCCACCGTCAACGACCCGGAGATCCGCCGTCCCATCACCGATCTGGGCATGGTGCGCTCCGCCGTGATCGGCCCGGACGGCGTGGTACGGGTGGAACTCCTACTCACCGTGGCCGGCTGCCCGTTGAAGGACAAGCTGCGCACGGACATCACCGCCGCCGTCGGCGCGGTACCCGGGATAACCGGGGTGGAGATCGAGTTCGGCGTGATGAGCCCGGAACAGCGCCAGTCCCTCCAGGCGAAACTGCGCGGTGGCGGCGCGACCGATGAGCCGGTCATCCCGTTCGCCCAGCCCGGTTCGCGGACCCGGGTCTACGCCGTGGCCAGTGGTAAGGGCGGCGTCGGCAAGTCGAGCGTGACGGTCAACCTGGCCGCCGCCCTGGCCGCCCGGGGACTCTCGGTCGGCGTGGTCGACGCGGACATCTACGGTCACTCCGTGCCGCGCATGCTCGGTACCGAGGCCCGCCCGACCCGGGTCGAGGACATGATCATGCCGCCGCAGTCGCACGGCGTGAAGGTCATCTCGATCGGCATGTTCACCGCCGGAAACGCGGCGGTCGTCTGGCGGGGGCCGATGCTGCACCGCGCGTTGCAGCAGTTCCTCGCCGACGTCTACTGGGGCGAGCTGGACGTACTCCTGCTCGACCTGCCGCCGGGCACCGGCGACGTGGCCATCTCCCTGGCCCAACTCCTGCCCAACGCCGAGATCCTGGTGGTGACCACCCCGCAGGCCGCCGCCGCCGAGGTCGCCGAGCGGGCCGGCGCGATCGCCCTACAGACCCATCAGCGTCTCGTCGGCGTGGTGGAGAACATGTCGTGGCTGGAGATGCCCGACGGCTCCCGGATGGAGATCTTCGGTTCGGGTGGCGGTGCCACGGTTGCCGAGTCACTGACCCAGGTCGTCGGCGCGCAGGTGCCGCTGCTGGGCCAGATCCCGCTCGACACCCGGGTACGCGAGGCCGGCGACGCTGGTACGCCGATCGTGTTGGCCGAGCCGTCCGCCCCGGCCGCCGTCGCGTTGAACCAGGTGGCCGACCGCCTCGCGGTCCGGCGCGAGTCGCTGCTCGGCAAGCCGCTGGGGCTGCGCCCCGCCGGTCGCTGA